In the Setaria italica strain Yugu1 chromosome VI, Setaria_italica_v2.0, whole genome shotgun sequence genome, one interval contains:
- the LOC101764236 gene encoding calcium-transporting ATPase 2, plasma membrane-type, which translates to MESYLKENFGGVKAKHSSDEALGRWRSVVGVVKNPTRRFRFTANLDKRSEAAAMKRSNQEKLRVAVLVSKAALQFIHGLPPQADYAVPAAVAAAGFGVCAEELSSVVESHDVKRLKSHGGVEGVVSKLSTSASDGLPASARKLATRQELFGVNRFAEAEPRSFWVFVWEALQDMTLMILAACALVSLLVGVATEGWPHGAHDGLGIVASILLVVFVTATSDYRQSLQFKDLDKEKKKITVQVTRGGYRQKLSIYDLLVGDIVHLSIGDQVPADGLFVSGFSLLINESSLTGESEPVAVNAENPFLLSGTKVQDGSCKMLVTTVGMRTQWGKLMATLSEGGDDETPLQVKLNGVATIIGKIGLIFAVVTFAVLTQALFWRKVSDGSYFSWTGDDALELLEFFAIAVTIVVVAVPEGLPLAVTLSLAFAMKKMMNDKALVRHLAACETMGSATSICSDKTGTLTTNHMTVVKACICGKVKDVGSSSAETKTLTSDLPSSVVAMLLQSIFNNTGGDVVVNQDGKREILGTPTETAILEFGLSLGGDFSTVRKASTLIKVEPFNSAKKRMGVVIQLPGGALRAHCKGASEIILASCTKYMDEHGNVVELDGATVDHLKATIDSFANEALRTLCLAYIDVDEGFSANDQIPMDGYTCIGIVGIKDPVRPGVKESVAICRSAGITVRMVTGDNINTAKAIARECGILTEGGVAIEGPDFRVKSEEELQELIPKIQVMARSSPLDKHTLVKHLRTTFDEVVAVTGDGTNDAPALHEADIGLAMGIAGTEVAKESADVIILDDNFSTIVTVAKWGRSVYINIQKFVQFQLTVNVVALVVNFSSACLIGSAPLTAVQLLWVNMIMDTLGALALATEPPNNELMKRTPVGRKGNFISNIMWRNIMGQAIYQFLVIWYLQAEGKWLFGIKGDNSDLVLNTIIFNCFVFCQVFNEVSSREMERINVFEGILDNNVFAAVLGSTVVFQFIIIQFLGSFANTTPLTFTQWIASIFIGFIGMPIAAAVKMVPVDSV; encoded by the exons ATGGAGAGCTACCTGAAGGAGAACTTTGGGGGCGTGAAGGCGAAGCACTCGTCGGACGAGGCGCTGGGCCGATGGCGcagcgtcgtcggcgtcgtcaaGAACCCCACGCGGCGGTTCCGCTTCACCGCCAACCTCGACAAGCGCTCCGAGGCCGCCGCCATGAAGCGCTCCAACCAGGAGAAGCTCCGCGTCGCCGTCCTCGTCTCCAAGGCCGCGCTCCAGTTCATCCACG GCCTCCCGCCGCAGGCCGACTACGcggtccccgccgccgtcgcggcggcgggctTCGGCGTGTGCGCGGAGGAGCTGAGCTCCGTCGTGGAGAGCCACGACGTGAAGCGCCTCAAGTCCCACGGCGGGGTGGAGGGCGTCGTGTCCAAGCTCTCCACATCGGCGTCCGACGGCCTCCCTGCGTCGGCGCGCAAGCTGGCTACGCGCCAGGAGCTCTTCGGCGTCAACCGGTTCGCGGAGGCCGAGCCCCGCAGCTTCTGGGTCTTCGTGTGGGAGGCGCTCCAGGACATGACGCTCATGATCCTCGCCGCCTGCGCGCTCGTCTccctcctcgtcggcgtcgccacCGAGGGCTGGCCCCACGGCGCGCACGACGGGCTCGGCATCGTCGCCAGCatcctcctcgtcgtcttcgtcACCGCCACCAGCGACTACCGCCAGTCGCTGCAGTTCAAGGACCTcgacaaggagaagaagaagatcaccGTGCAGGTCACCCGGGGCGGGTACCGGCAGAAGCTCTCGATCTACGACCTCCTCGTCGGCGACATCGTCCACCTCTCCATTGGAGATCAGGTGCCTGCCGACGGGCTGTTTGTGTCCGGGTTCTCGCTGCTCATCAACGAGTCGAGCCTCACTGGCGAGAGCGAGCCCGTCGCCGTCAACGCCGAGAACCCGTTCCTGCTGTCGGGGACCAAGGTGCAGGACGGCTCGTGCAAGATGCTCGTCACCACCGTCGGCATGAGGACGCAGTGGGGCAAGCTGATGGCCACCCTCAGCgagggcggcgacgacgagacGCCGCTGCAGGTCAAGCTCAACGGCGTCGCCACCATCATCGGCAAGATCGGCCTCATCTTCGCCGTCGTCACGTTCGCCGTGCTCACCCAGGCCCTATTCTGGCGCAAGGTCTCCGACGGCTCCTACTTCAGCTGGACCGGGGATGACGCGCTGGAGCTGCTCGAGTTCTTCGCCATCGCCGtcaccatcgtcgtcgtcgccgtccccgAGGGCCTGCCGCTCGCCGTCACGCTCAGCCTCGCGTTCgccatgaagaagatgatgaacgACAAGGCGCTCGtccgccacctcgccgcctGCGAGACCATGGGATCCGCCACCTCCATCTGCAGCGACAAGACCGGCACGCTCACCACCAACCACATGACCGTCGTCAAGGCCTGCATATGCGGCAAGGTCAAGGACGTGGGCAGCTCATCGGCGGAGACCAAGACCTTGACCTCCGACCTGCCGAGCTCCGTCGTGGCGATGCTCCTGCAGTCCATCTTCAACAAcaccggcggcgacgtcgtcgtcaaccAGGACGGCAAGCGCGAGATACTGGGCACGCCCACCGAGACCGCCATCCTGGAGTTCGGGCTGTCGCTGGGCGGTGACTTCTCCACCGTCCGCAAGGCGAGCACCCTCATCAAGGTCGAGCCGTTCAACTCGGCGAAGAAGAGGATGGGGGTGGTCATCCAGCTCCCCGGCGGCGCTCTGCGAGCTCACTGCAAGGGCGCGTCAGAGATCATCCTGGCATCGTGCACCAAGTACATGGACGAGCACGGCAACGTCGTCGAGCTTGACGGCGCAACCGTGGATCACCTAAAGGCTACCATTGACAGCTTCGCCAACGAGGCGCTTCGCACGCTGTGCCTTGCCTACATCGACGTCGACGAGGGGTTCTCGGCAAACGATCAGATTCCAATGGATGGGTACACCTGCATTGGCATTGTGGGGATCAAGGACCCTGTCCGTCCTGGCGTCAAGGAATCGGTCGCCATCTGCAGGTCAGCAGGCATCACCGTCAGGATGGTTACGGGTGACAACATCAACACGGCCAAGGCGATTGCGCGGGAATGCGGCATTTTGACTGAAGGTGGCGTTGCCATTGAAGGACCAGACTTCAGAGTCAAGAGTGAAGAAGAATTACAGGAACTGATACCGAAAATACAG GTGATGGCAAGGTCTTCGCCACTTGACAAGCACACATTGGTCAAGCATCTTCGGACTACATTTGATGAAGTTGTCGCGGTGACTGGTGATGGCACAAATGATGCACCTGCACTTCATGAAGCTGATATTGGGCTTGCAATGGGCATTGCTGGAACTGAG GTCGCAAAAGAGAGTGCCGATGTTATCATTCTTGATGACAACTTCTCCACTATAGTCACTGTTGCTAAATGGGGTCGATCAGTGTACATCAATATTCAGAAGTTTGTGCAGTTTCAGCTGACAGTAAATGTGGTTGCTCTCGTTGTAAACTTCTCCTCGGCTTGCTTGATAG GGAGTGCTCCTCTTACTGCTGTGCAATTGCTCTGGGTCAACATGATCATGGACACACTAGGCGCATTAGCATTGGCCACAGAACCTCCAAACAATGAGCTGATGAAGAGAACTCCGGTTGGGAGGAAAGGAAACTTCATCAGCAACATCATGTGGAGGAACATCATGGGACAGGCCATCTACCAGTTCCTTGTGATCTGGTATCTGCAGGCTGAAGGGAAATGGCTCTTCGGAATCAAGGGTGACAACTCCGATCTAGTCTTGAACACAATCATCTTCAACTGCTTCGTATTCTGCCAG